From a region of the Podospora pseudopauciseta strain CBS 411.78 chromosome 7 map unlocalized CBS411.78m_7, whole genome shotgun sequence genome:
- a CDS encoding uncharacterized protein (COG:S; EggNog:ENOG503NYXH): protein MGLVDYSDSDSDAELPQPQAQKPASVPAASAANNKKPFQKLVGGSGKIVVNLPTTSAAGKTADNDEPPAKRAKTTTGGSRFGNFGSFLPPPKKTTAIAASSDSSARQPGSAPAPRVNLRTGTEPAFVRGGDDGYGDSSSTSGNGGLNLPAPKKSSGPSIPEGQKPESEVKLVGKPLMFKPLSVARKKTGLNAKKKTTPTATVAKTEVPARVSTPTEAVITDPPVPPSPQKKHVSLFSVDDDEDAPPPVPTATTTTGAYEPFFTVPEPSPTLQHAHDVTAPYPVETTQPSNPVPDAFAGLSKAARRELFGRSDQVPTNMINFNMEAEYNSNEALRQSGEQQVYNPIRSIAPGKHSLRQVVNMAQNNQSALEDSFAKGKQNKSDAAGRYGWK, encoded by the coding sequence ATGGGCTTGGTGGACTACTCAGACTCGGATTCCGATGCCGAACTTCCACAACCACAGGCACAGAAACCAGCGTCTGTCCCGGCAGCCAGCGCCGCAAACAATAAGAAGCCATTTCAGAAACTTGTCGGAGGCTCAGGCAAGATCGTTGTCAACTTACCGACCACGAGCGCGGCAGGCAAGACAGCCGACAATGACGAGCCACCCGCGAAACGCGCCAAAACGACGACCGGCGGAAGTCGATTCGGCAATTTTGGCTCTTTCTTACCACCACCGAAGAAGACAACTGCCATCGCTGCATCATCCGATTCCTCTGCGAGGCAGCCAGGCTCAGCGCCGGCACCAAGGGTGAACTTGAGGACAGGCACGGAACCAGCTTTTGtaagaggaggagacgacGGCTATGGCGATAGCTCATCGACATCAGGAAACGGtggcctcaacctcccagcTCCCAAAAAGAGCTCTGGCCCATCAATACCCGAGGGTCAGAAACCAGAATCGGAGGTCAAGCTGGTGGGGAAGCCGCTCATGTTCAAGCCGCTTTCAGttgcgaggaagaagactgGACTGAACGCCAAAAAGAAGACGACACCAACAGCGACAGTAGCGAAGACTGAGGTTCCAGCGCGAGTGTCGACACCGACAGAAGCAGTGATCACAGACCCGCCAGTACCCCCGAGTCCGCAAAAGAAACATGTCTCCCTGTTCTctgtcgacgacgacgaagatgctcctccacctgtcCCCACggccacaacaaccacggGCGCCTACGAGCCTTTCTTCACAGTCCCAGAACCCTCTCCTACCTTACAACACGCACATGATGTCACAGCGCCTTACCCTGTAGAAACAACCCAACCTTCAAACCCGGTACCGGACGCGTTTGCCGGCCTTTCCAAGGCAGCCCGCCGTGAGCTTTTTGGTCGCTCGGACCAAGTACCGACCAACATGATAAACTTCAACATGGAAGCCGAATACAACTCCAACGAAGCCCTCAGACAGTCGGGTGAGCAGCAGGTTTACAATCCGATCAGATCGATTGCTCCAGGCAAGCACAGCTTGAGACAGGTGGTCAACATGGCCCAGAACAACCAGAGTGCCCTGGAGGATAGCTTTGCCAAAGGCAAGCAGAACAAAAGTGACGCTGCAGGGAGATATGGATGGAAGTGA